In bacterium 336/3, the following proteins share a genomic window:
- a CDS encoding dihydroorotase (Catalyzes the reversible hydrolysis of the amide bond within dihydroorotate. This metabolic intermediate is required for the biosynthesis of pyrimidine nucleotides) — MSLLLTNCQIVNENKISQADILIKNGRIEKIAPQIAASEAQKVLDLSGKMVLPGVIDDQVHFREPGLTHKATIYSEAKAAVAGGVTSFMEMPNTVPNALTQELLADKYAIGARTSLANYSFYMGVSNDNLEEVLKTNRRDVCGIKIFMGSSTGNMLVDNASILEKVFSQTPMLIATHCEDEATIKAQVAIYKERFGDDVPAYCHPEIRDEVACLKSSSFAAELAKKYKTRLHILHISSSEEIKVFQNDIPLKQKHITSEVCVHHLWFNKNDYERLGHNIKCNPAIKDARHQPLLFQALLDDHFDVIATDHAPHTAQEKSQKYWQAPAGLPLIQHPLLMMLDFYKQGKISLEKIVQKMAHNVAICFKIENRGYIREGYWADLAVVDLNTPLQVNKSNILYQCGWSPLEGHTFGASIYATIVSGHLAYHNGVFDESKKGERMLFER; from the coding sequence ATGAGCTTACTATTAACCAATTGTCAAATTGTAAACGAAAATAAAATTTCGCAAGCTGACATCCTGATTAAAAACGGACGAATTGAAAAAATTGCTCCTCAAATTGCTGCTTCTGAAGCTCAAAAAGTTTTGGATTTGAGTGGAAAAATGGTGTTACCTGGGGTGATAGATGACCAAGTACATTTCAGAGAACCAGGGCTTACACACAAGGCAACTATCTACTCCGAAGCCAAGGCTGCTGTGGCAGGTGGAGTAACAAGCTTCATGGAAATGCCCAATACTGTACCCAATGCCCTCACGCAAGAACTTTTAGCAGATAAATATGCCATTGGAGCAAGAACATCTCTTGCCAATTATTCATTTTATATGGGTGTATCGAATGATAATTTGGAGGAGGTACTCAAAACCAACAGAAGAGATGTGTGTGGAATTAAGATTTTTATGGGAAGTTCTACAGGAAATATGCTTGTGGATAATGCCAGTATTTTAGAGAAGGTTTTTAGCCAAACGCCTATGCTTATTGCCACTCATTGCGAAGATGAAGCAACTATCAAGGCTCAAGTGGCTATTTATAAAGAACGTTTTGGAGATGATGTTCCTGCGTATTGTCATCCCGAAATCAGAGATGAAGTAGCTTGTCTCAAATCTTCTTCGTTTGCAGCAGAATTAGCTAAAAAATACAAAACTCGTTTACACATTTTGCATATTTCAAGTTCTGAAGAAATTAAGGTGTTTCAAAATGATATTCCTTTGAAGCAGAAACATATTACTTCGGAGGTGTGTGTACACCATTTGTGGTTTAATAAAAATGATTATGAACGTTTGGGACATAATATTAAATGTAACCCTGCCATCAAAGATGCTAGACATCAGCCCTTGTTGTTTCAGGCTCTTTTAGACGACCATTTTGATGTAATAGCCACTGACCATGCTCCTCATACTGCTCAAGAAAAATCTCAAAAATACTGGCAAGCACCTGCTGGTCTGCCACTTATCCAGCATCCGTTGCTTATGATGCTCGATTTCTACAAACAGGGCAAAATTTCTTTAGAGAAAATTGTACAAAAAATGGCCCATAATGTGGCTATCTGCTTTAAAATTGAGAATAGAGGCTACATCAGAGAAGGATACTGGGCAGATTTGGCAGTAGTAGATTTGAACACGCCTTTACAGGTAAATAAAAGTAATATTTTATACCAGTGTGGCTGGTCGCCTCTGGAGGGGCATACTTTTGGAGCAAGTATTTATGCTACAATTGTCTCAGGGCATTTGGCATACCACAATGGTGTTTTTGATGAAAGCAAAAAAGGCGAAAGAATGTTGTTTGAGAGGTAA